In the Plodia interpunctella isolate USDA-ARS_2022_Savannah chromosome 6, ilPloInte3.2, whole genome shotgun sequence genome, one interval contains:
- the pont gene encoding ruvB-like helicase 1 has protein sequence MKIEEVKSTAKTQRISAHTHIKGLGLDENGVPIQMAAGLVGQESAREAAGIVVDMIRNKKMAGRALLFAGPPGTGKTAIALAIAQELGTKVPFCPMVGSEVYSTEIKKTEVLMENFRRAIGLRIRETKEVYEGEVTELTPVETENPAGGYGKTVSHVIIGLKTAKGTKQLKLDPTIYESLQKEKVEVGDVIYIEANSGAVKRQGRSDTFATEFDLEAEEYVPLPKGDVHKKKEVVQDVTLHDLDCANARPQGGHDIMSMMGQLMKPKKTEITDKLRKEINKVVNKYIDQGIAELVPGVLFIDEVHMLDIETFTYLHRALESAIAPIVIFATNRGRCQIRGTEDIISPHGIPLDLLDRLLIIRTLPYNKAELLQILKLRAATEGIAIDDEALSALAEVGANTTLRYAAQLLTPARLAARAADSAIQPAHVAAVTALFLDAKSSARILTQHSDKYMK, from the exons ATGAAGATTGAAGAAGTGAAAAGTACAGCCAAAACTCAGAGAATTTCAGCTCATACACATATTAAAGGTCTTGGATTAGATGAAAATGGGGTTCCAATTCAAATGGCAGCCGGTCTCGTGGGCCAAGAATCTGCGAGAGAg gCTGCAGGAATTGTTGTGGACATGATAAGAAACAAGAAAATGGCTGGCAGGGCTCTTCTGTTTGCCGGGCCACCTGGTACTGGCAAAACTGCTATTGCTTTGGCAATTGCTCAGGAGTTAGGTACCAAG gtACCCTTCTGCCCTATGGTTGGTAGTGAAGTGTACAGTACAGAAATCAAGAAAACAGAGGTCCTTATGGAAAACTTCAGACGCGCTATTGGACTGCGTATCCGTGAAACCAAGGAGGTGTATGAGGGAGAAGTGACTGAGCTTACTCCAGTTGAAACAGAGAATCCAGCTGGAG GATATGGGAAAACAGTATCACATGTGATAATCGGTCTGAAAACAGCCAAAGGTACTAAGCAGCTGAAGTTAGACCCTACTATCTATGAATCTCTGCAGAAAGAAAAGGTTGAAGTGGGTGATGTTATTTACATTGAAGCAAACTCCGGCGCAGTCAAACGTCAAGGCAGAAGTGACACATTTGCTACTGAATTTGACCTTGAG GCTGAAGAGTATGTCCCATTGCCCAAAGGCGATGTCCACAAGAAAAAGGAGGTGGTGCAGGATGTCACACTACATGATTTAGACTGTGCCAACGCAAGACCGCAAGGCGGCCATGATATCATGTCCATGATGGGACAACTCATGAAAcctaaaaaaacagaaattacag ataaacttagaaaagaaataaacaaggtagttaataaatatatagaccAAGGCATCGCCGAGTTAGTCCCAGGGGTTTTGTTTATCGACGAG GTGCACATGCTAGACATAGAAACATTCACGTATTTGCATCGAGCCCTGGAGTCTGCCATAGCGCCCATTGTTATATTCGCCACTAATAGAGGACGTTGCCAAATAAG AGGAACAGAAGACATTATTTCGCCTCACGGAATACCTCTGGATCTGCTGGATAGACTTTTGATAATCCGCACCTTGCCATATAACAAAGCAGAGCTCCTACAG ATCTTGAAGCTGCGCGCCGCCACTGAAGGAATAGCGATAGATGACGAAGCGCTTTCCGCTCTCGCTGAAGTGGGCGCTAATACTACGTTGAG ATACGCGGCGCAGCTGCTGACGCCGGCGCGGCTggcggcgcgcgcggccgACAGCGCCATCCAGCCGGCGCACGTGGCGGCCGTCACGGCGCTGTTCCTCGACGCCAAGTCCTCCGCGCGCATCCTCACGCAGCACTCCGACAAGTACATGAAGTAG
- the LOC128670639 gene encoding uncharacterized protein LOC128670639 has protein sequence MAHAWRWLAVLLVASLATAKYAELEAWRGAGRPATAAQEAEDERQDAELLAAVRSSVQQWEMKKARTRIKRSQGSVCYGEFGCFEDAGPFAYLETLPSSPQEVGTHFLLYSTLNRGDQPLLAVSASNMSAAWGWAARAFDSSRPTRVIVHGFGSSCDNVWVYEMRSALMAVEECNVVCVDWEGGASMPNYLRAAANTRLVGKQLAMLLDGLATHIDLRYEDVHLIGFSLGAHVAGFAGSELRNISRITGLDPAGPLFENQDPRARLDPSDAKFVDVIHSNGETLILGGLGAAQALGHVDFYPNGGRVQHGCSNLFVGAVSDLVLPWSAPSIEGRSLCNHRRAYKFFTDSVSPKCHFPAFPCSNYDTFLEGRCFPCDSERRCGNMGYYADRSLGRGQLYLLTREEEPFCAHQYYVSIWGGSENGEKANFGRVTLTLHGDSGLNESFPMTRREDGGSAGSARFTRVLVPHPALGVPLRASLQYSAYSGWLSAAAKLVLLDKLLIADSFGKTSSFCKRGMPLQSEETIELPLYPGDCQIQQDELRNKSSNNVIQDNTTKATIVDQIDNELPEDAPQRPFALVDTYEFTGGADHGRAFGMTNTKTAPSGIVEIAEPVLRPRPRKAPRQRADSPDDLHEISEPLLRPTQPPRSTTPPPIRKGKNYDISTTPTYEAMTWDDRAEKEESSFAVQFLPARLASFISRAERYARDTLLPLVSAYAPRLPIFGSREMPKPTARYIPTEDLNVTSSVPVPTPTLEMKIESLRAMGPPGEKRDIESPEEPDVPVAVSTTTTTSTTTPTTTMEKLRAAPTEMLKVVAAPAAASSTALPPVALRSSGEKLVIVYPSGARDERMIRSHSYPEELQFEALYHRASSPAPLRVELPTFPPPPPHTAPPPPPHTTPTAPAPAADARYIPLPFPKGKLATDSKPFPT, from the exons ATGGCGCACGCCTGGCGCTGGCTGGCCGTGTTGCTGGTAGCCTCTCTCGCCACTGCTAAGT ATGCTGAGTTGGAGGCATGGCGTGGCGCAGGGCGGCCGGCGACGGCGGCGCAGGAGGCCGAGGATGAGCGACAAGACGCGGAGCTCCTGGCGGCCGTCAGGTCCTCCGTGCAACAGTGGGAGATGAAGAAAGCTCGCACTAG GATCAAGAGATCGCAGGGCTCTGTGTGTTACGGAGAGTTCGGCTGCTTTGAGGATGCTGGGCCCTTCGCCTACCTGGAGACTCTGCCCAGCTCGCCGCAGGAGGTCGGCACACACTTCTTGTTGTACTCCACGCTCAACAG GGGGGACCAGCCCCTGCTGGCAGTGTCGGCAAGCAACATGTCTGCGGCGTGGGGCTGGGCCGCGCGGGCCTTCGACTCCTCGCGGCCCACGCGGGTCATTGTGCACGGCTTTGGGTCCAGCTGCGACAACGTCTGGGTCTACGAGATGCGCTCCGCCTTGATGGCTGTG gaGGAATGCAATGTGGTGTGCGTGGATTGGGAGGGAGGCGCATCAATGCCGAACTACCTTCGTGCTGCTGCCAACACCAGGCTGGTCGGCAAGCAGCTGGCTATGCTGTTGGACG GTCTGGCGACCCACATCGACCTGCGCTATGAGGACGTGCACTTGATTGGCTTCAGTCTGGGCGCGCACGTGGCAGGTTTCGCGGGCTCCGAACTCAGGAACATCAGTCGGATCACAG GTTTGGACCCGGCTGGTCCCTTGTTCGAGAACCAAGACCCTCGAGCGCGACTGGATCCTAGTGACGCGAAGTTCGTGGACGTCATTCATTCTAATGGGGAAACCCTAATCCTGGGAGGGCTGGGCGCTGCGCAGGCGCTGGGTCACGTAGATTTCTACCCTAATGGAGGCAGGGTCCAGCACGGCTGTTCTAACTT GTTCGTGGGTGCGGTGTCGGATCTGGTGCTGCCGTGGTCGGCACCGTCCATTGAAGGCCGCTCGCTGTGCAACCACCGCCGCGCCTACAAGTTCTTCACCGACTCCGTCTCACCCAAGTGCCACTTCCCCGCCTTCCCTTGCAGCAACTACGACACTTTTCTAgag GGCCGCTGCTTCCCCTGCGACTCGGAGCGCCGCTGCGGCAACATGGGGTACTACGCTGACAGGTCGCTTGGTCGCGGACAACTGTACTTGCTCACCAGGGAGGAAGAACCCTTCTGTG CGCACCAGTATTATGTTTCGATTTGGGGCGGCAGCGAGAATGGTGAGAAGGCGAATTTCGGAAGAGTCACCCTGACGCTGCACGGAGACTCCGGCCTTAATGAATCCTTCCCCATGACGAG ACGCGAAGACGGCGGGTCGGCGGGCAGCGCGCGGTTCACGCGCGTGCTGGTGCCGCACCCCGCGCTGGGCGTGCCGCTGCGCGCGTCGCTGCAGTACTCCGCCTACTCCGGCTGGCTCAGCGCCGCCGCCAAGCTCGTGCTGCTCGACAAGCTGCTCATAGCCGACAGCTTCGGGAAGAC atcTTCGTTTTGTAAAAGAGGAATGCCGTTGCAGTCTGAAGAGACGATCGAGTTGCCTCTATATCCAGGCGACTGCCAAATACAACAG GATGAACTCCGGAATAAGTCTAGCAATAATGTGATTCAAGACAACACAACCAAGGCTACGATAGTGGACCAGATCGACAACGAGTTGCCGGAGGACGCGCCGCAGCGGCCGTTTGCTTTGGTGGACACATACGAGTTCACCGGCGGCGCCGACCACGGCCGCGCCTTCGGCATGACCAACACCAAGACCGCTCCCAGCGGCATTGTCGAAATCGCTGAGCCTGTCCTGAGGCCTCGCCCGCGCAAGGCCCCTAGACAACGAGCGGATTCCCCTGACGACCTCCACGAAATATCCGAACCTCTATTACGACCCACTCAACCCCCACGCTCCACCACACCACCCCCTATTCGAAAAGGCAAAAACTACGACATTTCCACCACGCCCACTTATGAAGCTATGACGTGGGACGATCGAGCGGAGAAAGAGGAGTCGAGTTTCGCAGTTCAATTCCTGCCAGCGAGATTGGCCTCGTTTATTTCTAGAGCAGAAAGATACGCCCGGGACACGCTCTTGCCGCTGGTGTCGGCGTACGCTCCGCGCTTGCCAATATTCGGGTCTAGAGAAATGCCAAAGCCGACCGCCAGGTACATTCCTACTGAGGATCTCAACGTCACCAGCTCAGTGCCGGTGCCGACGCCCACGTTGGAGATGAAAATAGAATCCCTGCGGGCCATGGGGCCGCCCGGGGAGAAACGTGATATCGAATCTCCAGAGGAGCCCGACGTCCCTGTAGCTGTTTCGACGACGACTACTACATCGACGACAACTCCCACGACGACGATGGAGAAGCTGCGGGCGGCGCCTACTGAGATGCTGAAGGTGGTGGCGGCGCCGGCCGCGGCCAGCAGCACGGCGCTGCCGCCGGTGGCGCTGCGCAGCTCGGGCGAGAAGCTGGTCATCGTGTACCCCAGCGGCGCGCGCGACGAGCGCATGATCCGCTCGCACTCGTACCCCGAGGAGTTGCAGTTCGAGGCGCTATACCACCGCGCCAGCTCCCCCGCCCCGCTACGCGTGGAGCTGCCCACGttcccgcccccgcccccgcacaccgccccgcccccgcccccgcacACCACCCCGACCGCACCCGCACCCGCCGCCGACGCCCGCTACATCCCGCTCCCGTTCCCTAAAGGCAAACTTGCGACAGACTCCAAACCGTTCCCCACGTGA